A single genomic interval of Halomonas sp. GT harbors:
- the secE gene encoding preprotein translocase subunit SecE — protein sequence MKPSSVKHGEEVQQSRHDGLKWAAVVALLVVAVVGNTYFADIGLLYRVLGVVVLCAIAGLIALTTAKGRDLVELAVSAKKEIQRVVWPTRPETIQTTAIVLAAVVVVGLMLWLIDTLLGWAMSGVIG from the coding sequence ATGAAGCCTAGTTCCGTAAAACATGGCGAAGAGGTGCAACAGTCGCGCCATGACGGGCTCAAGTGGGCGGCGGTTGTGGCGCTGCTTGTCGTTGCAGTTGTTGGTAACACCTATTTCGCTGATATTGGCCTGCTCTACCGCGTATTGGGTGTGGTGGTGTTGTGTGCGATTGCGGGTTTGATCGCGCTGACCACTGCTAAAGGTCGCGATTTAGTAGAGCTTGCCGTCAGCGCCAAGAAAGAGATACAGCGCGTTGTATGGCCGACTCGCCCCGAAACCATTCAGACCACAGCTATTGTGCTGGCGGCCGTTGTGGTGGTGGGTCTGATGCTGTGGTTGATCGATACTCTTCTTGGCTGGGCGATGTCCGGCGTCATTGGTTAG
- the nusG gene encoding transcription termination/antitermination protein NusG, producing MSKRWYVVHAYSGFEKHVMRSLIERVKMYGMEDRFGEILVPTEEVVEVRDGKRRKSERKFYPGYVLVEMEMADETWHLVNETPRVMGFIGGTKEKPAPITSREADAILRRVKDGTDKPRPKTMFEPGQSVRVVDGPFADFNGVVEEVNYDKSRLQVSVLIFGRATPVELEFSQVEKE from the coding sequence ATGTCCAAACGTTGGTATGTCGTCCACGCTTATTCCGGCTTTGAAAAGCATGTCATGCGCTCGCTTATTGAGCGTGTGAAGATGTATGGCATGGAAGATCGCTTTGGCGAAATTCTAGTGCCAACGGAAGAAGTCGTCGAAGTGCGTGACGGTAAGCGCCGTAAGAGTGAGCGCAAATTCTATCCAGGCTACGTGTTGGTCGAGATGGAAATGGCCGACGAAACCTGGCATCTCGTCAATGAAACTCCGCGTGTAATGGGGTTCATTGGTGGCACGAAAGAGAAGCCTGCACCTATTACTTCGCGCGAAGCAGACGCTATTTTGCGTCGCGTGAAAGACGGTACTGACAAGCCGCGGCCTAAAACCATGTTTGAGCCGGGTCAGTCAGTTCGTGTTGTTGATGGTCCGTTTGCTGACTTCAACGGTGTTGTTGAAGAAGTGAACTATGACAAGAGCCGTTTGCAGGTCAGCGTGTTGATCTTCGGGCGTGCAACACCTGTGGAGCTTGAGTTCTCCCAGGTGGAAAAAGAGTAA
- the rplK gene encoding 50S ribosomal protein L11, with protein sequence MAKKVQAYIKLQVAAGKANPSPPVGPALGQHGVNIMEFCKAFNAATQEIEPGLPTPVVITVYSDRSFTFVTKTPPAAVLLKKAAGIKSGSGEPNKKKVGTVTREQLEEIAKTKEPDMTASDLDAAVRTIAGSARSMGLNVEGL encoded by the coding sequence ATGGCCAAGAAAGTACAGGCTTATATCAAACTGCAGGTTGCTGCAGGTAAAGCCAATCCTAGTCCGCCCGTCGGCCCTGCGCTGGGTCAGCACGGCGTGAACATCATGGAATTCTGTAAGGCGTTCAACGCGGCTACTCAAGAGATTGAGCCTGGTCTGCCGACGCCTGTCGTGATCACCGTTTACTCTGACCGTAGCTTCACGTTCGTCACCAAGACGCCACCTGCTGCCGTACTGCTGAAAAAAGCAGCGGGCATCAAGTCCGGTTCTGGTGAGCCGAACAAGAAGAAGGTTGGTACCGTGACGCGTGAGCAGCTTGAAGAGATCGCTAAAACGAAAGAGCCAGATATGACGGCTTCTGATCTCGATGCCGCGGTGCGCACCATCGCTGGCAGCGCTCGTAGCATGGGCCTAAATGTGGAGGGTCTCTGA
- the rplA gene encoding 50S ribosomal protein L1, which translates to MAKLTKRAKVIREKVDPNKAYSLEEAVALLAELSTVKFKESLDVAINLGVDPRKSDQVVRGATVMPNGTGKDVRVAVFTQGANADAAKEAGADIVGMEDLAEQVKKGVMDFDVVIASPDAMRVVGQLGQILGPRGLMPNPKVGTVTPDVATAVKNAKAGQVRFRTDKNGIIHTTLGKADFEASAVLGNLEALVADLKRLKPSSSKGIYFKKVTLSTTMGPGLTIDHSALV; encoded by the coding sequence ATGGCTAAACTAACTAAGCGCGCGAAAGTTATTCGCGAGAAAGTAGACCCGAACAAAGCTTACTCTCTTGAAGAAGCGGTTGCGCTGCTCGCTGAGCTGTCCACTGTTAAATTCAAAGAGTCCTTGGATGTGGCGATCAACCTTGGTGTTGATCCGCGTAAATCTGACCAAGTTGTACGTGGTGCTACTGTCATGCCTAACGGTACTGGCAAAGACGTACGCGTGGCGGTTTTCACCCAGGGTGCTAATGCCGATGCTGCTAAAGAAGCAGGCGCTGACATCGTAGGTATGGAAGATTTGGCTGAGCAAGTCAAAAAAGGCGTAATGGATTTTGACGTCGTGATTGCTTCTCCAGATGCTATGCGTGTTGTCGGTCAGTTGGGTCAGATTCTTGGTCCACGCGGCCTGATGCCTAACCCGAAAGTTGGCACCGTTACACCTGACGTTGCCACGGCGGTTAAAAATGCTAAGGCAGGCCAGGTGCGTTTCCGTACAGACAAAAATGGCATTATCCATACAACATTGGGTAAGGCTGATTTTGAAGCCTCTGCTGTTCTGGGTAACCTGGAAGCGTTGGTCGCTGACCTTAAGAGGCTCAAGCCGAGCTCTTCTAAAGGTATCTACTTTAAGAAAGTCACCCTGTCCACTACCATGGGTCCAGGTTTGACTATCGACCATTCTGCGTTGGTATAA
- the rplJ gene encoding 50S ribosomal protein L10, translated as MPLALEGKKAIVAEVSEAAKGALSVVVADSRGVTVGKMTDLRKQARENGVQLRVVRNTLARRALEGTQWECLNESFVGPTLLAFSTEHPGAAARLFKEFAKQDQNFEVKALAYEGELIPAADIDRLATLPTYDEAIAKLMSVMKEASAGKLVRTLAALRDQKQEEAA; from the coding sequence GTGCCACTAGCACTTGAAGGCAAGAAAGCGATTGTTGCCGAGGTCAGTGAAGCGGCCAAGGGCGCACTCTCCGTCGTAGTTGCCGATTCTCGCGGCGTTACAGTCGGTAAAATGACCGACCTGCGTAAGCAAGCGCGTGAGAATGGCGTCCAGCTGCGTGTTGTTCGCAACACTCTGGCACGCCGCGCCCTCGAAGGTACTCAGTGGGAGTGCCTGAACGAGAGCTTTGTTGGTCCTACTCTGCTGGCTTTCTCTACTGAGCACCCGGGCGCTGCCGCTCGTTTGTTCAAAGAGTTTGCGAAGCAAGATCAGAACTTCGAAGTGAAGGCGCTGGCCTACGAAGGTGAGCTGATTCCGGCTGCTGACATCGATCGTCTGGCAACCCTACCGACTTACGACGAAGCAATTGCTAAGTTGATGTCGGTAATGAAAGAAGCCTCCGCTGGCAAGCTGGTTCGTACTCTGGCCGCCCTGCGCGACCAGAAGCAAGAAGAAGCTGCATAA
- the rplL gene encoding 50S ribosomal protein L7/L12: MALTKDDIINAVADMSVMEVVELIEAMEEKFGVSAAAAVMAGPAAGGEAAAEEQTEFDLVLTSAGDKKVNVIKAVREITGLGLKEAKGAVDGAPATIKEAMSKEDAEAAKTKLEEAGASVELK, encoded by the coding sequence ATGGCACTGACCAAAGACGATATCATCAATGCTGTAGCCGACATGTCCGTAATGGAAGTTGTCGAGCTGATCGAAGCAATGGAAGAGAAATTCGGCGTTTCTGCAGCAGCAGCCGTAATGGCTGGCCCGGCTGCAGGCGGCGAAGCAGCTGCTGAAGAACAGACTGAATTTGATCTGGTACTGACCTCTGCTGGTGACAAGAAAGTTAACGTCATCAAAGCAGTTCGTGAAATCACTGGTCTTGGCCTGAAAGAAGCCAAAGGTGCAGTTGATGGCGCGCCGGCTACCATCAAAGAAGCAATGTCTAAAGAAGACGCTGAAGCAGCTAAGACCAAGCTGGAAGAAGCGGGCGCAAGCGTCGAGCTCAAGTAA
- the rpoB gene encoding DNA-directed RNA polymerase subunit beta, whose product MAYSYTEKKRIRKDFGKLPQVMDVPYLLAIQLDSYYDFLQQDRSPDERHEIGLHAAFKSVFPIESFSGNAALEYVSYRFGTPAFDVKECQLRGVTYSAPLRVKVRLIIYDRDSSNKAIKDIKEQEVYMGEIPLMTENGTFVINGTERVIVSQLHRSPGVFFDHDKGKSHSSGKLLYSARVIPYRGSWLDFEFDPKDNVFVRIDRRRKLPASVLMRALGMSTEEILEEFFETSKFSIEKTGFFVELVPSRLRGETATFDIKDGEGNVIVEEGRRITQKHIRQLEKAGLERLEIPMEYLFGKTLAKDQIDTKTGELICPCNTEITPEVLERMAQGGITHIETLYTNDLDCGSFISDTLKLDATGSALEALVEIYRMMRPGEPPTKEAAETLFNNLFFSEDRYDLSGVGRMKFNRRLRRDTDTGSGVLDRKDILDVLRELINIRNGFGDVDDIDHLGNRRIRCVGEMAENQFRVGLVRVERAVKERLSMAESEGLMPQDLINAKPVAAAVKEFFGSSQLSQFMDQNNPLSEVTHKRRVSALGPGGLTRERAGFEVRDVHATHYGRLCPIETPEGPNIGLINSLATYSHTNSYGFLETPYRKVNSCQVTDDIVHLSAIEEGDFVIAQASATVDESNRLSDDLVQVRHRGETTFMRPEQVTLMDVSPRQVVSVAAALIPFLEHDDANRALMGANMQRQAVPTLRADKPLVGTGMERFVARDSGVCAVARRGGVIDSVDARRVVVRVHEDEIIGGEAGVDIYNLTKYTRSNQNTCMNQRPIVRPGDNVARGDILADGPSVDMGDLALGQNMRIAFMPWNGYNFEDSILLSERVVQEDRFTTIHIQELTCVSRDTKLGPEEITADIPNVGESALGKLDEAGVVYIGAEVGPGDILVGKVTPKGETQLTPEEKLLRAIFGEKASDVKDTSLRAPTGMKGTVIDVQVFTRDGVEKDSRALAIEQMQLDEVRKDLQETYRIAEDATFERLKRTLEGQAVNGGPNLKKGDVLDEAYLDELPRQQWFKLRMQDEAYNELLAQADEQLENRRKEMDERFEDKKRKLTQGDDLAPGVLKIVKVYMAVKRRIQPGDKMAGRHGNKGVISAIMPIEDMPFDEKGEPVDVVLNPLGVPSRMNVGQILETHLGMAARGLGVKIDAMLRDARGQQVAEIRDFLGQIYNTPGTRVEDIDSLSDEEIIALAKNLKGGVPMATPVFDGAKEHEIKHLLKLADIPESGQMTLYDGRTGDAFDRSVTVGYMYMLKLNHLVDDKMHARSTGSYSLVTQQPLGGKAQFGGQRFGEMEVWALEAYGAAYTLQEMLTVKSDDVEGRTKMYKNIVDGDHTMQAGMPESFNVLVKEIRSLGIDIELES is encoded by the coding sequence ATGGCTTACTCATATACTGAGAAAAAACGCATCCGCAAGGATTTCGGCAAACTGCCCCAAGTGATGGATGTGCCTTACTTGCTGGCCATCCAGCTTGATTCCTACTACGACTTTCTCCAGCAGGATCGTTCGCCCGACGAGCGCCACGAGATTGGTCTGCACGCGGCGTTCAAGTCCGTGTTTCCGATTGAAAGCTTCTCTGGGAATGCGGCGCTGGAGTATGTCAGCTACCGTTTCGGCACGCCGGCGTTCGATGTAAAGGAGTGTCAGCTGCGTGGCGTGACCTATTCCGCCCCGCTGCGTGTCAAGGTTCGCTTGATCATCTATGATCGCGACTCCTCGAACAAGGCAATCAAGGATATTAAAGAGCAGGAAGTCTACATGGGGGAAATCCCCCTGATGACCGAGAATGGTACCTTTGTCATCAATGGTACTGAGCGGGTTATCGTTTCTCAGCTCCACCGTTCGCCCGGTGTGTTCTTCGATCACGATAAAGGCAAGAGTCACTCCTCTGGTAAGCTGCTCTATTCTGCCCGAGTGATTCCTTATCGTGGTTCCTGGCTGGACTTCGAGTTCGATCCTAAAGACAACGTCTTTGTACGTATTGACCGTCGCCGGAAGCTTCCAGCGTCGGTGTTGATGCGTGCCCTGGGAATGAGCACCGAAGAGATCCTTGAAGAGTTTTTCGAGACCAGCAAATTTAGTATTGAAAAAACTGGCTTCTTCGTAGAGCTGGTACCGTCACGCCTGCGCGGTGAAACAGCTACTTTCGACATTAAAGATGGCGAAGGTAATGTCATTGTTGAAGAAGGGCGTCGTATTACCCAGAAGCACATCCGTCAGCTTGAAAAAGCTGGCCTAGAGCGACTGGAAATACCGATGGAGTACCTGTTTGGTAAAACGTTGGCCAAAGATCAGATCGATACTAAAACTGGCGAGCTGATCTGTCCGTGTAATACCGAAATTACGCCAGAAGTACTTGAGCGTATGGCTCAGGGTGGCATCACCCACATCGAAACGCTCTACACGAATGATCTCGACTGTGGTTCGTTTATTTCCGATACGCTTAAACTGGATGCCACAGGCTCCGCGCTTGAAGCGTTGGTCGAAATTTATCGCATGATGCGCCCTGGTGAGCCGCCCACCAAAGAAGCTGCTGAGACGCTATTTAATAACCTGTTCTTCAGCGAAGATCGCTACGACCTGTCAGGCGTTGGTCGTATGAAGTTTAACCGCCGTCTGCGTCGTGATACCGACACGGGCTCTGGCGTACTGGATCGCAAAGACATCCTCGATGTTCTGCGTGAGCTGATCAATATCCGTAACGGCTTTGGCGACGTTGATGATATCGATCACCTGGGCAACCGCCGTATTCGCTGTGTTGGTGAAATGGCTGAAAACCAGTTCCGCGTTGGCTTGGTTCGCGTAGAGCGTGCAGTGAAAGAACGTCTTTCCATGGCGGAAAGCGAAGGCCTGATGCCGCAGGATCTGATCAACGCTAAGCCGGTGGCGGCAGCGGTGAAAGAGTTCTTCGGTTCTAGCCAGTTATCTCAGTTTATGGATCAGAACAACCCGCTTTCCGAGGTTACCCACAAGCGTCGTGTGTCTGCACTCGGCCCAGGTGGTTTGACCCGTGAGCGTGCCGGTTTCGAAGTGCGCGACGTACATGCCACGCACTACGGTCGCTTGTGTCCGATCGAAACGCCGGAAGGCCCGAACATCGGTCTGATCAACTCGTTGGCGACATACAGTCACACCAACAGCTACGGCTTCCTCGAAACGCCGTACCGTAAGGTTAATTCCTGTCAAGTGACTGACGATATCGTTCACCTGTCGGCGATCGAAGAGGGTGATTTCGTTATTGCCCAGGCGTCAGCTACTGTGGATGAGTCCAACAGGCTGAGTGACGACTTGGTTCAGGTGCGTCATCGTGGTGAAACCACGTTTATGCGTCCTGAGCAAGTGACGCTAATGGACGTTTCACCGCGTCAGGTTGTTTCGGTAGCGGCCGCACTGATTCCGTTCCTGGAGCACGATGATGCTAACCGCGCCTTGATGGGGGCGAACATGCAGCGTCAGGCGGTACCGACCTTGCGCGCTGACAAGCCGCTAGTGGGTACTGGTATGGAGCGCTTCGTTGCACGTGACTCCGGTGTTTGTGCCGTCGCACGTCGTGGTGGTGTGATCGACTCCGTTGACGCACGTCGTGTCGTGGTACGGGTACATGAAGATGAGATCATCGGCGGTGAAGCCGGTGTTGATATCTACAACCTGACCAAGTACACCCGTTCAAACCAGAACACCTGTATGAATCAGCGCCCCATTGTGCGGCCTGGTGACAACGTAGCTCGTGGCGATATTCTTGCCGACGGCCCGTCTGTTGATATGGGTGATTTGGCGCTAGGCCAGAACATGCGCATCGCGTTCATGCCCTGGAATGGTTATAACTTTGAGGACTCTATCCTGCTGTCTGAGCGGGTGGTTCAAGAAGACCGCTTTACCACGATTCATATTCAGGAACTGACCTGCGTATCTCGCGATACCAAGTTAGGGCCGGAAGAGATCACCGCCGATATTCCTAACGTTGGTGAGTCCGCGCTGGGTAAGTTGGACGAAGCGGGTGTTGTTTACATCGGTGCTGAAGTTGGCCCCGGCGATATCCTGGTCGGTAAGGTAACACCGAAAGGTGAAACCCAGCTGACGCCGGAAGAGAAACTGCTGCGTGCTATCTTCGGTGAGAAAGCATCTGACGTTAAAGATACCTCGCTGCGCGCGCCGACCGGCATGAAGGGTACCGTCATCGACGTCCAGGTATTTACCCGTGACGGCGTTGAAAAAGACTCTCGTGCGCTTGCTATCGAACAGATGCAGCTGGACGAAGTGCGTAAAGATCTTCAGGAAACCTATCGTATCGCTGAAGACGCTACCTTTGAGCGCCTGAAACGCACGTTGGAAGGTCAGGCTGTTAATGGCGGCCCGAATCTGAAGAAAGGCGATGTACTTGACGAGGCTTACCTCGACGAGCTACCGCGTCAGCAGTGGTTCAAGCTGCGCATGCAGGATGAGGCTTACAACGAACTGTTGGCCCAGGCTGATGAGCAGCTCGAAAACCGTCGTAAAGAGATGGACGAGCGCTTTGAAGATAAGAAGCGCAAGCTGACCCAGGGCGATGATCTCGCACCGGGCGTGCTTAAAATCGTCAAGGTTTACATGGCGGTTAAGCGTCGCATTCAGCCCGGCGACAAGATGGCTGGTCGTCACGGTAACAAAGGTGTTATCTCGGCAATCATGCCCATCGAAGATATGCCGTTCGATGAGAAGGGCGAGCCGGTTGATGTGGTGTTGAACCCGCTGGGTGTACCGTCGCGGATGAACGTCGGTCAGATTTTGGAAACACACTTGGGTATGGCTGCCCGTGGTTTGGGTGTCAAAATCGACGCGATGTTGCGTGATGCCCGTGGTCAGCAAGTTGCTGAAATTCGCGACTTCCTGGGCCAGATATATAACACGCCGGGAACCCGTGTTGAGGATATCGATTCGTTAAGCGATGAAGAAATCATTGCACTAGCGAAAAACCTCAAAGGCGGTGTGCCTATGGCAACGCCGGTGTTCGATGGTGCTAAAGAGCATGAGATCAAACACCTGCTGAAGCTTGCTGACATTCCTGAGTCTGGCCAGATGACGCTGTACGATGGCCGTACTGGCGATGCGTTTGACCGCTCGGTGACCGTTGGCTACATGTATATGCTCAAGCTGAACCACTTGGTAGACGACAAGATGCACGCGCGCTCTACCGGTTCTTACTCGCTAGTGACTCAGCAGCCGCTGGGTGGTAAGGCGCAGTTCGGTGGTCAGCGCTTTGGTGAGATGGAAGTGTGGGCGCTGGAAGCTTACGGTGCCGCGTATACGCTGCAAGAGATGCTCACCGTCAAGTCGGACGACGTCGAAGGCCGCACCAAGATGTATAAAAACATCGTGGATGGCGACCACACCATGCAGGCAGGCATGCCGGAATCCTTCAACGTACTCGTGAAGGAAATCCGCTCGCTGGGCATCGATATCGAGTTAGAGAGCTAG